In the genome of Leeuwenhoekiella sp. MAR_2009_132, one region contains:
- the mnmD gene encoding tRNA (5-methylaminomethyl-2-thiouridine)(34)-methyltransferase MnmD — protein MERKIVKTGDGSTTIQLTEWNEQYHSMHGAVQEAKHVFLKMGFDYAVAETPELNQLNILEIGFGTGLNALLTLIHAEDSSISLKYEGVEAFPVSSEEMAQLNYLEAIAAQSYATVFETMHTSAWGDFTAITPIFQLKKRQQTFETITDQNKHDLIYFDAFGARVQPQLWEEPIFQKMYEALKPGGILVTYAAKGSVRRAMLAVGFKVDRLPGPPGKREMLRAIKA, from the coding sequence TTGGAGCGGAAAATAGTCAAGACAGGAGACGGTTCTACTACAATACAATTAACCGAGTGGAATGAGCAGTATCATTCTATGCACGGGGCTGTTCAGGAAGCGAAACACGTGTTTTTAAAAATGGGTTTTGATTACGCTGTCGCGGAAACACCAGAGCTCAATCAATTAAATATACTAGAAATTGGTTTTGGGACAGGGCTCAACGCTTTACTTACTCTTATTCACGCAGAAGATTCAAGTATTTCTTTAAAGTATGAAGGTGTTGAAGCATTCCCAGTATCTTCTGAAGAGATGGCTCAACTCAATTATCTGGAAGCTATAGCTGCACAATCATACGCAACAGTTTTTGAAACTATGCATACTTCGGCCTGGGGAGACTTTACTGCGATTACGCCTATTTTTCAACTTAAGAAAAGACAGCAAACTTTTGAAACGATAACAGATCAGAATAAACACGATTTGATTTATTTTGATGCTTTTGGAGCTCGTGTTCAGCCCCAACTTTGGGAAGAGCCTATTTTTCAGAAAATGTATGAGGCTTTAAAACCCGGGGGTATTTTAGTTACCTATGCTGCAAAAGGTAGTGTGCGAAGAGCGATGCTTGCGGTAGGTTTTAAAGTAGATAGGCTTCCCGGACCTCCCGGAAAACGCGAAATGCTACGAGCGATTAAGGCTTAA
- a CDS encoding CDP-alcohol phosphatidyltransferase family protein encodes MKITRYIPNAFTMANLFCGMLGTFFAATGRLDFAAYAVVLGIFFDFFDGFFARLFKVEGDLGLQLDSLADVVTSGVVPGMVMFQLLHKLEHWNTGERWVEAGLSWDSVSIIPFLGFAITLASAFRLAKFNIDTRQTNSFIGLPTPANALLIVSLPLIVQFQDYSIAESLITNTYFLLALTALSCFMLNAEIPLFALKFKNWGLAENKVRYGFLLLAVILLFWLTFLAIPIIILFYVLLSVATQNSKSA; translated from the coding sequence ATGAAAATCACACGTTACATACCCAACGCCTTTACCATGGCCAATTTGTTTTGTGGTATGCTGGGAACTTTTTTTGCTGCTACCGGTCGCTTAGATTTTGCTGCTTATGCAGTGGTTTTAGGAATCTTCTTCGATTTTTTTGACGGGTTTTTTGCAAGGCTCTTTAAAGTAGAAGGAGATTTAGGACTTCAGCTAGATAGTCTGGCAGACGTGGTTACCAGTGGTGTCGTTCCGGGGATGGTAATGTTTCAATTATTACACAAATTAGAACACTGGAACACCGGTGAGCGCTGGGTTGAAGCCGGCTTATCCTGGGATTCTGTTTCCATTATTCCGTTTTTAGGATTTGCAATTACGCTAGCTTCTGCATTTAGACTGGCAAAATTTAATATAGACACGCGTCAAACGAACTCATTTATAGGATTACCCACACCGGCAAATGCCCTTTTAATTGTGAGTTTGCCGCTAATAGTACAATTTCAAGATTATTCAATTGCCGAAAGTTTAATTACAAATACCTATTTTTTACTGGCACTTACAGCTTTAAGTTGTTTTATGTTGAATGCCGAAATCCCGCTTTTTGCTTTGAAATTTAAAAATTGGGGACTTGCCGAAAATAAAGTGCGCTACGGGTTCTTGCTTTTAGCTGTTATTTTATTGTTTTGGCTTACGTTTTTAGCAATTCCTATAATTATACTTTTTTACGTTTTACTTTCTGTAGCGACACAAAATTCTAAAAGTGCTTAA
- a CDS encoding PorV/PorQ family protein yields MKKAGLVIFFLIFTAGVWSQAVRKYSNEFLNIGVDAASLAMANAVTASSSDVNSGYWNPAGLVHLEDNELALMHASYFANIALYDYAAFATPIDDRSALGVSLIRFGVDDILNTTQLIDANGNIDYNRIRLFSTADYAFTLSYARELPVQGLNLGANAKVIRRIIGDFASSWGFGFDLGLQYASGNWDFGLMARDITTSVNTWAIDEEQFATISNAVEGQNQDLPETLEITIPKLQLGIARNWEIHYDYTIKAEVDLMMRFTQTNDILSSSSVSATPAAGLEFGYTGIVFLRAGVGNFQELTQLDGSNRIGFQPNIGVGFQYRGIHIDYALTDIGDQSAAVYSNIFSLKLDWELFR; encoded by the coding sequence TTGAAAAAAGCAGGATTAGTCATATTTTTTTTAATTTTTACAGCGGGAGTTTGGTCTCAGGCTGTGCGTAAATATTCTAACGAATTTTTAAATATTGGCGTAGATGCTGCATCATTAGCAATGGCAAATGCAGTAACTGCAAGCTCATCTGACGTAAACAGTGGTTATTGGAATCCAGCCGGATTAGTGCATTTAGAAGATAATGAACTTGCGCTAATGCATGCCAGCTACTTTGCAAACATCGCACTATATGACTACGCAGCTTTTGCCACACCTATAGATGACCGAAGCGCGCTGGGCGTATCTCTAATACGGTTTGGAGTAGACGATATTTTAAATACAACCCAGTTAATAGACGCTAATGGCAATATAGATTACAACCGTATACGTCTATTTTCTACGGCAGATTATGCATTTACACTTTCCTACGCCAGAGAACTACCCGTACAAGGATTAAATTTAGGAGCGAATGCCAAGGTTATACGCCGAATAATAGGAGATTTTGCGTCTAGTTGGGGTTTTGGTTTTGACTTGGGGTTACAATACGCTAGCGGAAATTGGGATTTTGGATTAATGGCCAGAGATATCACGACTTCAGTAAACACCTGGGCAATAGATGAAGAGCAATTTGCTACAATAAGCAACGCTGTAGAAGGTCAAAATCAGGATTTACCGGAAACTCTAGAAATTACAATCCCAAAACTACAATTAGGAATCGCCAGAAACTGGGAAATTCATTATGACTATACCATAAAAGCTGAAGTAGACTTGATGATGCGCTTCACACAAACTAACGATATATTATCAAGTTCATCGGTGAGTGCAACACCGGCTGCAGGCCTCGAATTTGGTTATACGGGCATCGTTTTTTTACGTGCGGGAGTTGGTAATTTTCAAGAACTAACCCAACTTGACGGAAGCAATCGCATAGGTTTTCAGCCAAATATTGGAGTAGGTTTTCAATATCGGGGAATTCATATAGACTACGCACTTACCGATATAGGCGATCAAAGCGCTGCGGTGTATTCTAATATCTTTTCTCTAAAACTAGATTGGGAGTTATTCCGCTAG